In Anaerolineales bacterium, one DNA window encodes the following:
- a CDS encoding DUF4230 domain-containing protein, with protein sequence MKNTFNTIMSILILVVLAAGVYFIVETVRESAAAATAPFQGINEANESLQTQVSQLMNPTPTVIPDPVTYINEIRALARLETIQYSVEKVITAEIGQGTFGFAFGDRLLFVAHGIVIAGIDMEKLQPGDMRLDNGVLYVRLPPTEIFIATLDNEKSYVYDRDTGLLTKGNVDLETLARQIAEDEIRRAALEDGILVQGQRNAEAYLLKFFTALGYKVVLFE encoded by the coding sequence ATGAAAAACACATTTAACACGATCATGTCCATCCTGATTCTGGTGGTGCTTGCGGCCGGCGTCTATTTTATCGTGGAGACGGTACGCGAGAGTGCAGCGGCGGCAACGGCCCCATTCCAGGGGATAAACGAGGCGAACGAGTCATTGCAGACGCAGGTGTCACAATTGATGAACCCCACCCCCACCGTCATCCCCGACCCGGTGACATATATCAATGAGATCCGCGCGCTGGCCCGTCTGGAGACCATTCAATACAGCGTGGAAAAGGTCATCACCGCCGAAATTGGGCAGGGCACATTTGGCTTTGCATTTGGCGACAGGTTGTTATTCGTGGCGCACGGCATTGTGATCGCGGGGATCGACATGGAGAAGCTGCAGCCCGGAGATATGCGTCTGGACAACGGCGTGTTGTACGTTCGCCTGCCTCCCACCGAGATATTTATTGCAACGCTGGACAATGAAAAATCATATGTCTATGACCGCGATACAGGCTTGCTGACCAAGGGCAATGTGGACCTGGAGACTCTGGCGCGCCAGATCGCGGAGGACGAGATCCGCAGAGCCGCGCTGGAGGATGGCATTCTCGTGCAGGGACAGAGGAATGCCGAAGCCTACCTGCTCAAGTTCTTTACCGCACTTGGATACAAGGTCGTGCTCTTCGAATAG
- a CDS encoding protease inhibitor I42 family protein: MKKILFILFISAFSLSACGGGTSNEIFQISDPAKQLEAAAGNEFKIVIASNPSTGYHWELVDELDGNIVEFVSREYRGSGEEAMPGSGGVDVWTFKALAAGEIHITLGYYPPSNDPVEAQQTVLFTVIVK, translated from the coding sequence ATGAAAAAAATCCTGTTTATACTTTTCATTTCCGCCTTCTCGCTTTCAGCGTGCGGAGGAGGAACCAGCAACGAAATTTTCCAGATCTCAGACCCGGCAAAGCAACTTGAGGCTGCAGCCGGGAACGAGTTCAAAATTGTCATCGCCTCCAACCCGTCCACGGGCTATCACTGGGAACTTGTGGATGAATTGGACGGGAACATTGTGGAATTTGTATCGAGGGAGTATCGAGGCAGTGGCGAGGAGGCCATGCCCGGAAGCGGCGGCGTGGATGTGTGGACCTTTAAAGCCCTTGCCGCAGGCGAAATACACATCACTCTTGGGTACTATCCGCCTTCGAACGACCCCGTGGAAGCGCAACAGACCGTCCTGTTTACTGTTATAGTAAAGTAG
- a CDS encoding maleylpyruvate isomerase family mycothiol-dependent enzyme, with amino-acid sequence MHSALSLSNVVSAERIPYTNADEAQRLMTEAFERLLSLLESLHADDWSKPTACTAWDVHDVVAHQAGGCLSGVSYREMLRQYSQMPQKGQLPEDAINALQVGERKRMTPAELIEELRQTGPKAIHNWAYGFHAIKWIHAPHAVGGFMSLRYLMWVIHSRDTWMHRLDICRATNRPFEQTREHDGRIVELVVRDVAEKLKKRLKGRAITLNLTGIAGGRWQIGNGAPAAEMEMDALDFNIFVSGRFSHKEGMSRANITGDAALIEHGFKDLLVLF; translated from the coding sequence ATGCACTCTGCACTGTCCCTCTCGAACGTTGTATCCGCCGAACGCATCCCGTATACCAATGCCGATGAAGCCCAGCGCCTCATGACCGAAGCCTTTGAGCGGCTCCTGAGTCTCCTCGAGTCTCTTCACGCTGACGATTGGTCCAAACCCACCGCCTGCACCGCGTGGGATGTGCATGATGTGGTGGCTCACCAAGCGGGCGGCTGCCTCAGCGGGGTCAGTTACAGGGAAATGCTGCGCCAATACAGCCAGATGCCCCAAAAGGGACAATTGCCCGAAGACGCGATTAACGCGCTTCAAGTGGGGGAACGAAAAAGGATGACGCCCGCTGAACTGATCGAAGAATTAAGACAAACGGGTCCCAAAGCCATCCACAATTGGGCGTATGGATTTCATGCCATCAAATGGATTCACGCCCCCCATGCCGTCGGCGGATTCATGTCGCTGCGTTATTTGATGTGGGTCATCCACAGCCGCGACACGTGGATGCACCGCCTCGACATCTGCCGCGCCACAAACCGTCCCTTCGAGCAGACGCGCGAACACGACGGGCGCATCGTCGAATTGGTCGTGAGGGATGTGGCGGAGAAATTGAAGAAACGCCTCAAAGGTCGTGCCATCACACTCAATCTGACAGGCATTGCAGGCGGGCGTTGGCAAATCGGCAACGGCGCTCCCGCCGCCGAAATGGAAATGGACGCGCTCGATTTCAACATTTTCGTTTCAGGGCGATTCTCGCACAAAGAAGGCATGTCTCGCGCCAATATCACGGGAGATGCAGCCTTGATCGAACACGGCTTCAAAGACCTGTTGGTGTTGTTTTAG
- a CDS encoding PhnD/SsuA/transferrin family substrate-binding protein, translating to MKKILLVFFLTLLGCSFPVQVTLGTPARTPTLEATPRPSASPWETQTPPAPPEIGTDQNPLILALAPSLRPSDEMIAAGESIAAFIQSRTGYRVVTVVPASEQALVEAFSKNNAHIASLSPYGYVFVREDNTAVALLARVRDGQAFYGTQIIANRKNDFISYYDAVRDENTAEAASALRQFDQKKACWSDEVSPSGYVVPLGLLNQAKVQIRGGAFLGGQPSVVRAVYADDICDFGATFVDARNSPALEADYPDVLDRVIVVWRVPNIIPYENISIATSLPFEMRRVIQRAFIDLMLTTDGKSAMQTVYGIDALQVVEDAAYAEFAAYVKAAGLERPTLIK from the coding sequence ATGAAAAAAATCTTATTAGTGTTTTTCCTTACCCTTTTGGGATGTTCATTCCCTGTGCAGGTGACATTGGGGACTCCTGCACGTACGCCAACACTCGAAGCGACTCCCAGGCCCTCAGCATCTCCGTGGGAGACACAGACGCCTCCCGCCCCGCCCGAAATTGGCACGGACCAAAATCCTTTGATCCTCGCCCTGGCACCGTCGCTGCGCCCCTCGGACGAAATGATCGCGGCGGGGGAATCGATCGCCGCCTTCATCCAATCACGGACAGGCTATCGGGTGGTGACGGTGGTCCCCGCCTCCGAGCAGGCGCTTGTGGAAGCCTTTTCCAAAAACAACGCGCATATCGCCTCCCTCTCGCCATACGGCTATGTATTTGTACGTGAAGATAACACGGCTGTCGCCCTGCTGGCAAGAGTGCGCGATGGACAGGCCTTCTACGGCACGCAGATCATCGCCAACCGCAAAAATGATTTCATCTCGTATTACGACGCGGTCCGTGACGAGAACACAGCGGAGGCGGCCAGTGCCTTAAGGCAATTTGACCAGAAGAAAGCCTGCTGGAGCGACGAGGTCTCACCGTCCGGGTATGTGGTGCCGCTCGGGTTGCTGAACCAGGCCAAGGTCCAGATACGAGGCGGGGCATTTTTGGGAGGTCAGCCGAGCGTGGTACGCGCGGTATATGCGGATGACATCTGCGACTTCGGCGCAACCTTCGTGGATGCGCGCAATTCGCCCGCGCTCGAAGCGGATTATCCGGATGTGCTGGACAGGGTCATCGTGGTGTGGCGCGTCCCGAATATCATCCCTTATGAAAATATTTCGATCGCCACCTCCCTGCCGTTCGAGATGCGGCGCGTGATCCAGCGCGCGTTCATTGACCTGATGCTCACAACCGATGGCAAATCCGCAATGCAGACCGTGTATGGAATTGACGCCCTGCAAGTGGTGGAGGATGCCGCCTACGCAGAGTTTGCCGCGTATGTGAAGGCTGCGGGTCTGGAGCGGCCGACTTTGATAAAATAG
- a CDS encoding ATP-binding protein yields the protein MRNVPNEQNENRLPLGEMYRDTEQITYIFYWFIALILAGLIAAAWIVRETRNDFASTLTLFSTLPVLACFFLVRRQKFEFAAVFLSMILLLLSTIVATRGLGIHHISVLAFPGILIVASLVTRKRTMILLTALTLICMAWLVFGDIYNLYTPAASTRSMPGDFYMAATIIILISVMTRVLSETLFRNYLQVQKQLAEKRHAERQAESLIRKLEEKNAESETLREGFANLVGTLEFSEIIQQILDQIRRVIPYDSASIWQVEGDIQKFIGGRNLPPLFSDGNVEFVTDETNSALPILKGEVPFIMNNNVQEELADFKQEPHTYVNSWLAIPLKTRGRIIGAIMLDGTKKGQFNQHHAELAVAFANQVAIALENSLLFSELQNELLIREQLIRELESKNAELERFTYTVSHDLKSPLVTINGFLGYLAEDVASDDMQRFEHDSQRIREAVKKMHILLGELLELSRIGRIINPFKTIPFEELARDALEIVHGQVAARGVTVTLRPNLPSVHGDHQRLVEVLQNLVDNAVKFMGDQPNPQIEIGCDREENGFTVFFVRDNGIGIAEEQCGRIFGLFDKLNPKSEGSGVGLAIVKRIVEVHGGRIWVRSEAEKGSTFFFTLPKEEVQSKP from the coding sequence ATGAGAAATGTTCCCAACGAGCAAAATGAAAACCGTCTGCCCTTGGGTGAAATGTACCGTGACACAGAACAAATAACGTACATTTTTTACTGGTTTATCGCCCTGATCCTGGCGGGCTTGATCGCGGCGGCATGGATCGTCCGTGAAACCCGCAACGACTTTGCGTCCACGTTGACACTCTTCAGCACACTGCCTGTTCTTGCATGTTTTTTCCTCGTCCGCCGTCAAAAGTTCGAGTTTGCCGCGGTATTTCTCTCCATGATATTGCTTCTGCTAAGCACCATCGTTGCAACGCGGGGACTGGGAATCCATCACATAAGCGTGCTTGCCTTCCCCGGCATCCTGATCGTTGCCAGCCTTGTGACGAGGAAGCGCACCATGATCCTGCTCACGGCTTTAACCTTAATCTGCATGGCCTGGCTGGTCTTTGGCGACATATACAACCTGTATACACCCGCCGCCAGCACCCGCAGTATGCCGGGGGATTTTTACATGGCGGCCACCATCATCATTCTGATTTCCGTGATGACGCGCGTGTTATCTGAAACCCTGTTCCGTAATTATCTGCAAGTACAAAAGCAGCTTGCTGAAAAGAGACACGCGGAACGACAGGCCGAGTCTCTCATCCGGAAACTGGAGGAAAAGAACGCCGAATCCGAAACCCTGCGCGAAGGTTTTGCCAACCTCGTGGGCACTCTGGAATTCTCGGAGATCATCCAGCAGATTTTGGACCAGATCCGGCGTGTCATCCCGTACGACAGCGCGTCCATCTGGCAGGTGGAGGGCGATATCCAGAAGTTCATCGGCGGACGGAACCTGCCACCCCTTTTCTCGGACGGAAACGTGGAGTTCGTGACCGACGAGACCAACTCGGCCCTGCCCATCCTCAAAGGCGAAGTGCCATTTATCATGAACAACAACGTGCAGGAGGAACTCGCGGATTTCAAGCAGGAGCCGCACACCTATGTCAACTCATGGCTGGCGATCCCGTTAAAAACGCGCGGGAGGATCATCGGCGCCATCATGCTGGACGGAACGAAAAAGGGGCAGTTCAACCAACACCATGCCGAACTGGCTGTGGCATTTGCCAACCAGGTGGCGATCGCGCTGGAAAATTCGCTGTTGTTCAGCGAACTGCAAAACGAACTGCTTATACGCGAACAACTGATCAGGGAACTGGAGTCTAAGAACGCGGAACTGGAACGCTTCACATACACCGTTTCGCACGACCTGAAATCCCCGCTGGTCACCATCAACGGCTTTCTCGGCTACCTCGCGGAGGATGTGGCATCGGATGACATGCAGCGTTTCGAGCATGACAGCCAGCGCATCCGCGAGGCCGTCAAAAAAATGCACATCCTGCTCGGCGAACTGCTCGAACTCTCGCGCATCGGGCGCATCATCAACCCCTTCAAGACAATCCCATTTGAAGAGCTGGCACGGGACGCGCTGGAGATTGTCCACGGACAGGTTGCCGCCCGCGGCGTAACGGTCACACTCCGCCCGAACCTGCCTTCCGTTCACGGAGATCATCAACGCCTGGTGGAGGTCCTGCAAAACCTGGTGGACAATGCCGTCAAATTCATGGGAGACCAGCCCAACCCGCAGATTGAAATCGGCTGTGACAGGGAGGAAAACGGATTTACCGTTTTCTTCGTGCGCGACAACGGCATTGGCATCGCGGAGGAACAGTGCGGGCGGATCTTCGGCCTGTTCGATAAGCTGAATCCCAAAAGTGAAGGCTCCGGGGTGGGTCTTGCCATCGTTAAGAGAATTGTCGAAGTCCACGGAGGCAGGATCTGGGTCCGGAGCGAGGCGGAAAAAGGTTCCACATTCTTTTTTACCCTGCCAAAGGAAGAAGTCCAGTCAAAACCATAA
- a CDS encoding TetR/AcrR family transcriptional regulator yields MKKNKPTSPRVQRNREAAKQAILDAARAIMREEGVAALSMQELARRMDMRAPSLYNYFTGKMDIYDALFRLGYKRWGEIVEKAAQESTTFREEIGRVIEGYMTFALENPEFYQLCFERPVPGFIPSQESLDLSFGILEFSRKSVETYKHELNTDLTSEQIVNLTIAVLHGLTAMHMANEPHLPVGQGRFGSLIPAALSMLEAALVKKG; encoded by the coding sequence ATGAAAAAAAACAAACCCACCTCCCCCCGTGTTCAACGCAACCGCGAAGCAGCCAAACAAGCCATTCTTGATGCTGCCCGCGCCATAATGCGCGAAGAAGGCGTCGCCGCCCTCTCCATGCAGGAACTCGCCCGCCGCATGGATATGCGCGCCCCCTCCCTCTACAACTACTTCACAGGCAAGATGGACATCTACGACGCGCTCTTCCGCCTCGGGTACAAACGTTGGGGGGAAATCGTCGAAAAAGCCGCGCAAGAATCCACGACCTTTCGGGAGGAAATCGGACGCGTCATCGAAGGCTACATGACTTTCGCGCTGGAAAACCCGGAATTTTACCAACTCTGTTTCGAGCGTCCTGTGCCTGGCTTTATCCCTTCGCAGGAAAGCCTCGACCTGAGTTTTGGCATCCTCGAATTCTCCCGTAAAAGCGTGGAAACGTACAAGCACGAACTGAATACCGACCTCACAAGCGAACAGATTGTGAACCTGACCATTGCCGTCCTGCACGGGCTGACCGCCATGCACATGGCGAACGAACCACATCTCCCGGTCGGGCAGGGAAGGTTTGGGTCGCTGATCCCAGCCGCGTTGTCCATGCTCGAAGCGGCTCTCGTCAAGAAAGGATGA
- a CDS encoding HDIG domain-containing protein, which yields MNMNREEALALVREFVKNEGLVRHMLSVEAAMRFYAEKYGEDVELWGLLGLLHDFDWEVHPTLEEHPQKGSAILRERGVSEEIIQDILSHADHTGIPRDTVRRKALAACDEITGLITAVALVRPSHSLYDLEANSVKKKWKDKAFAAGASREEMTHSAQEFGIDLWEHVGNVIIAMRRIAPELGLAGTIQQ from the coding sequence ATGAATATGAACCGTGAAGAAGCCCTTGCCCTTGTGCGTGAATTTGTAAAAAATGAAGGTCTGGTGCGCCACATGCTGTCTGTGGAGGCCGCCATGCGTTTCTATGCGGAGAAGTATGGCGAGGATGTCGAGCTGTGGGGGTTGCTCGGCCTGCTGCACGATTTCGATTGGGAGGTCCACCCAACCCTGGAGGAGCATCCGCAAAAGGGATCAGCGATCCTGCGCGAGCGCGGCGTGAGCGAGGAGATCATCCAGGATATTTTGAGTCATGCGGACCATACCGGCATCCCGCGCGACACCGTCCGCAGGAAGGCGCTCGCCGCCTGTGATGAAATTACGGGGCTCATCACCGCCGTCGCGCTGGTGCGCCCGTCCCACTCGTTGTATGATCTTGAAGCAAATTCCGTCAAAAAGAAGTGGAAGGACAAAGCCTTCGCCGCCGGCGCCTCGCGCGAGGAGATGACCCATTCCGCGCAGGAATTCGGGATCGACCTGTGGGAGCATGTCGGCAACGTCATTATCGCCATGAGAAGAATCGCGCCCGAGTTGGGACTGGCCGGTACCATCCAGCAATGA
- a CDS encoding ElyC/SanA/YdcF family protein translates to MLKRSLKFLWRTALVLSLLILIGLFAPKFAMQIFAVPRTFSVEEVRSTRVAIVFGAGLLRDGSAGPVLSDRVQTAVQLYEQGKVEKLLMSGDNRFVEYNEPEAMRQYALQRGVPNEDIVLDYAGRRTYDTCYRAKHIFGVEQAILVTQAFHMPRALFLCSWFGLESTGVEADNRYFLKRSRAYWNFRELFAAFQAVWDVLVTKPLPVLGEPEPIFE, encoded by the coding sequence ATGTTAAAACGAAGTTTGAAGTTCCTTTGGCGCACTGCGCTTGTATTGAGTCTCCTGATCCTGATCGGGTTGTTCGCCCCAAAATTCGCAATGCAGATCTTCGCAGTGCCGCGCACATTTAGTGTGGAGGAGGTTCGCTCAACACGCGTGGCCATCGTCTTCGGCGCGGGTCTGCTGCGCGACGGCTCGGCCGGCCCGGTGTTGAGTGACCGCGTACAGACGGCTGTGCAGTTGTACGAGCAGGGCAAAGTGGAGAAGCTCCTGATGAGCGGAGACAACCGCTTCGTCGAATACAATGAACCGGAAGCCATGCGCCAATATGCGCTCCAGCGCGGCGTTCCAAATGAAGACATCGTGCTGGACTACGCAGGACGCCGCACCTACGATACCTGTTACCGCGCGAAACACATCTTCGGTGTGGAGCAGGCAATCCTGGTCACGCAGGCATTCCACATGCCGCGTGCGTTGTTCCTGTGCAGTTGGTTCGGCCTTGAATCCACGGGCGTGGAGGCGGATAACCGTTATTTCCTGAAACGCTCGCGCGCGTACTGGAACTTCCGCGAATTGTTCGCCGCCTTCCAGGCTGTGTGGGATGTGCTGGTGACAAAGCCCCTGCCCGTGCTGGGCGAGCCGGAACCGATATTCGAATGA
- a CDS encoding c-type cytochrome, protein MKKVLKWIGIVLGSLAGLILIAAVGLYAKGMSEFNKTYEAQVRLVEIPADAESIEHGRHLADFLCAECHGDDLGGKPVFVDLPGMVTISTPNITSGQGGVVAGFTDEDWIRSLRHGIKQDGTSSFLMRSMDYQYFSDKDLRDVIAYLKTAPPVDREIPPYQMTFLGRVAYGAGAFGNLLGASIIDHENLPTSTVEAGVTVEYGEYLIDINGCRGCHGVELAGATPPDPTSMLAPNLTPGGSLASWSEADFIQTIRTGIVPEGRRLVLQFMPWEYKGRMTDDELTAIFLYLQSLPALETSTAPVE, encoded by the coding sequence ATGAAAAAGGTTTTAAAATGGATCGGGATCGTTTTGGGAAGTCTGGCGGGATTGATCTTGATTGCGGCAGTGGGGTTGTACGCTAAAGGCATGTCTGAATTCAACAAAACCTACGAGGCGCAAGTCAGGCTGGTGGAAATCCCCGCCGATGCGGAGTCCATCGAGCATGGCAGGCATCTGGCGGATTTCCTGTGTGCGGAATGTCACGGCGACGACCTCGGCGGCAAGCCGGTGTTCGTCGACCTGCCCGGTATGGTTACAATCTCCACGCCCAACATCACATCCGGGCAGGGAGGCGTCGTTGCAGGTTTCACCGACGAAGATTGGATCCGCTCCCTGCGTCATGGCATCAAACAGGATGGCACATCCTCCTTCTTGATGCGTTCGATGGATTATCAATATTTCAGCGACAAAGACCTCCGCGATGTCATCGCATATCTCAAAACCGCCCCGCCTGTGGACCGCGAAATCCCTCCGTATCAAATGACCTTTTTGGGCAGGGTTGCCTATGGCGCGGGCGCGTTCGGCAACCTGCTGGGAGCGTCGATCATCGACCATGAAAACCTGCCCACCTCCACAGTGGAAGCCGGCGTAACGGTGGAATACGGGGAATACCTGATCGACATCAACGGCTGCCGCGGCTGTCATGGGGTGGAATTGGCTGGCGCCACGCCGCCGGACCCCACCTCCATGCTGGCGCCCAATCTCACTCCCGGCGGCAGCCTTGCATCGTGGTCCGAAGCGGATTTCATCCAGACTATCCGCACGGGAATCGTACCCGAAGGCAGGCGGCTCGTCCTGCAGTTCATGCCGTGGGAGTACAAAGGCAGAATGACCGACGACGAACTCACGGCGATCTTCCTGTACCTGCAATCGCTCCCCGCGCTGGAAACCTCCACTGCACCAGTGGAGTAG
- a CDS encoding protease inhibitor I42 family protein, with product MKNILLLLISILALSACTSGGSDIFKISDPAKQLEAASGNEFKIIIAANVTTGYHWELVEELDESIVEFVSREYRPDQPITTGSGGVDVWTFKAVSAGETTITLGYYPPSSGEEPEQTAVFSLTVK from the coding sequence ATGAAAAACATCCTGCTGTTATTGATTTCCATCCTTGCCCTTTCCGCCTGCACAAGCGGAGGAAGCGATATTTTCAAGATCTCAGACCCGGCAAAACAACTGGAAGCCGCGTCCGGGAACGAGTTCAAGATCATCATCGCCGCGAATGTGACCACAGGCTATCACTGGGAACTCGTGGAAGAACTGGACGAAAGCATCGTGGAATTCGTTTCACGGGAGTATCGTCCCGATCAACCCATCACCACCGGCTCCGGCGGCGTGGATGTGTGGACGTTCAAAGCCGTTTCGGCAGGAGAAACGACGATCACGCTTGGATATTACCCGCCTTCAAGCGGCGAGGAGCCGGAGCAAACAGCCGTATTTTCGCTTACTGTCAAGTGA